The following proteins are co-located in the Pedobacter sp. FW305-3-2-15-E-R2A2 genome:
- a CDS encoding TetR/AcrR family transcriptional regulator, which produces MKKREDKINSIVQNTISLLQEEGAGNLSMRKVAERSVITLSNLQYYYKDKDDLLLATAEYYFKRCEEEVIKTWESLKTSEAFPEQKFIRQILSVILVEEDRNDFAMFREIWALSLRNKALGEAVHRYYHKYGVWLVELISSFSKHPEKVVTLLLPYVEGYSIMGNALPLDKKATIDLLSGLIDQLNKATD; this is translated from the coding sequence ATGAAGAAAAGAGAAGACAAAATCAATAGCATTGTACAGAACACGATTTCCTTGCTGCAAGAAGAAGGGGCTGGGAATTTATCGATGAGAAAGGTCGCAGAACGTTCAGTGATCACGTTGAGTAATCTTCAATATTATTATAAGGACAAGGATGATCTTTTACTTGCAACGGCGGAGTACTATTTTAAGCGTTGCGAAGAAGAAGTTATAAAGACCTGGGAATCACTAAAAACATCTGAAGCTTTTCCGGAGCAGAAATTTATCCGGCAAATCCTTTCTGTTATTCTGGTAGAAGAAGACCGGAATGACTTTGCAATGTTTCGGGAAATCTGGGCACTTTCCCTGAGAAATAAAGCGCTTGGAGAGGCGGTTCATCGATATTACCACAAGTATGGTGTCTGGCTTGTAGAATTGATCAGCTCTTTCTCTAAACATCCTGAAAAGGTAGTTACGTTATTGCTTCCCTATGTAGAAGGATATTCAATTATGGGAAACGCACTTCCTTTAGATAAAAAAGCGACCATTGATTTATTATCCGGATTGATCGATCAACTAAACAAGGCAACTGATTAA